A genomic segment from Stegostoma tigrinum isolate sSteTig4 chromosome 1, sSteTig4.hap1, whole genome shotgun sequence encodes:
- the gnrh2 gene encoding progonadoliberin-2: MAFQKNLHFLVFLLLIVNTQFSTAQHWSHGWYPGGKREVSLSQSPDASEEIKLCEGEGCLLLRSPHRGIIRSIVMDMLVQQIQKKK; this comes from the exons ATGGCTTTCCAGAAAAACCTGCATTTCCTGGTATTCCTGCTGCTGATTGTTAACACTCAGTTTTCCACGGCCCAACACTGGTCCCATGGTTGGTATCCAGGAGGGAAGAGAGAAGTGAGTCTGTCTCAATCTCCAGAT GCTTCAGAAGAAATCAAGTTATGTGAAGGTGAGGGTTGCCTGTTGCTGCGGAGTCCACATAGAGGGATCATAAGGAGTATTGTG ATGGATATGTTGGTGCAACAGATTCAGAAGAAAAAATGA